The sequence below is a genomic window from Colletotrichum destructivum chromosome 4, complete sequence.
CTTATCGACACCATTGATGACGGCTTGCTGCATGTCTCTGAAGTTGTGACTCGTCACCGGTTCAGGATAGGTCAGTTTGCGCGCGAAAACAGGAGGCACACCAATCTCGTTGGTTTCGATGTTCGGGTCGGGCGAAATGACACTTCGGGCGGCGAAGTTAACTCGCTTTCCCATCATGTTTTTTCGGAAGAGaccctccttcttttccagCTTCTGCTTGATGCCGTCCTCATTTCTCTTGGCAGCTGCGCCTTGAACGGGGTTCTTGCTCTTGTCTATCAAGGAGTTAACAGACTCTTGCAACTCCGTCCATACTTGGTGCAAGTCGGTGATATCTCTCGGTCTTCCGTACTGATCGGTGGCTCCAACGCTCTGGTGCATCCTCGCAATGTTGCCGCAGTTCCGCATGATCATTTTGTACAGCGAGTTCTGCTGAGCCTCGGAGATTTGAGAGTCGCCGGTTCGGGCTTCGGGTCGAAACTTGTTTGGAGGGACAAGAATGGTCCGGATAAAGAACATGTCCGCCGATACCTGAGCGGCCTTCTTGGTCATCGGTTTCGAGCTGTACACCAACGACATGATGTCCTGCTCTTTCTCGAATAGCTCCCGCAGACGTGCGCGAACCTCCATGGCGCTGATGTAGCGCTGTTGACCGggagcgacggcgacggcatcggccCGTAACTCTTCTTCCTTATCCGCCATGTCCTGCTCGTCGCCACTGGCATCGTGCATTTCGATATCGTTTTCCTCCGCTGAAGTCATATCAACGTCGGCGATGCCTTCgtcagcatcggcggcaccgcGCTTTGCCTTGGATTTGCGGGCGCGAGCTGCAGTCGCCATGGAGTCCTTGATGTGCAGGTTTCTCTGAGCCATCTGGGCCAGGTCTCTCTCGCTAAGGGCCTTTTCGAAGATCTTGACGAAGCGGTCCTTGCGATAGGCAGGCGAAATGCCTCCGCAGTTGTCGCATCGTCTGGGCTTGGTAATTTGTGTTAAGAAGTCCTTGATGAGCTCTCTCCGCATCTCGATAGCACCTTCGTGCTTGCCCTTCCTGACTTCGCCAAGACTGAGCTTGTGCGACTTGAGAGCCTGGCGGACGTATGCCTCCCTTGCCCCAATGATGTTATCGACGGAAGAGCtgccctcttcttcggcctcaCTCTCATAGTCGGTGGGCACGCCGGGCAAAGCGAGACCCTTAAGCTCTTCGCCAATGGCGTCCACGAGATGGGCTTCGTGGAGGAGACCGTGTTGCAAGAGTCGGAGTTTGCAAGAGTAGCGATTGATTTCGCGGTGGCGCATGCGAAAACCTTTACAGTAAACACACTGCGATCGTAGAAGACGAAGGACCTGGTCGAGAAAGACTGGGTGGTAGACGGGAACGGGGAGCTCGATGTGGCCGGCGTGGCCCGGGCATGAAGACTGGTTCAAGTTACAGGTTGCGCAGCTGTGAATAATTGTGTAAGTCAACCAATGTGAAGATGAGGGCAATTGTAAGCGATTTCGTACAGTGCATCGCCCCATGATCCAAGAGCCGGGTCATAAAGACCACCGGGAACAGGGTTGAGGAGGTTGTCGAAGGTGCTGTCGTTCTCGATGCGCTTGACGGAGATGGCCTTGATTTCTTCGTCGGTAAGAAATGTGAACTCGACCGTCTCAatggacgacgagatgggTTGGGAAATGTTCATGGTGCCGGCGAGGCTTCAGAAAATGAGCCTGACACCTGTCTGAGTCCGTACAGAAGGCGAGGCGGAAGAAAGCAAATTTTCCATCCAGCGTCGGGTACAAGACGGCAGTCGATCGCAGAATCAACAAGGCCGGGACAGACAGTCAAGGTAGCAGCAGTCGTTCGGCGGGAAACCGAGGGGAACTTTTTTTTTAGCGGTGGCTGTCGGCAGAAAAACGAAGGACCCGCCATGTGTGGGtctttttgttgttgttcacCACGGTACACACGCTGACACTGGCAATGCTGCAGGGCGCCAATGCAATACCAGCCACTCACGCTGCGAAGAGAGGCCACTGTAAGAGCTTCATCCCCAAGCGAACCAGGGAGTGTAGGAATGTACCTACCCACCTGACCTTGAAGCACTTTTGTCTTGCATTCCAACCAAGGCGATAACACCTCCACGCGGCCAGACCTCTTTCGAACCACGACATTTACCACGATTGTGAGATCTGTCATCTGCTGCAGCAAACCCGCAGTGGAGATTAAACCGACGTCGACACACCTTGCATATTTCGTTTCGCTCTGCATTCATCAGTAGACTTTCTTGCAACGCTCGCTAGGAAACCTTCGACCATCTCAGCACCACCAAGATGGACCGCCGGCCAGACTCGACGGGCCTTGGGCCCCGTCATGACCCGAACTCCCGCGTTACCAAGCCCGAATCGGCCGCCGATAAAATGGCTGCTCTCAAAGCAAGAGTCGCAGCGGCGATAGGAGGTACCAAGGCAAAGGGAGGTCTCAATGTCGGGTTGCACCCAGTCcttgagggcctcggccaagcAAAGCCTCCAGGCAGAACAGGCGATGCGAAGCCATCAGTTAGCCGGTCGCAGTTTGAATCCAGTTCTGCTACTGCGTCTAGCTACAGGATGCCAGACAAGCCAGGGCGCGGCCGCGACGGACCGCAATCGAACCCGTATTTCAACGAGCAACTAGCAGCACAGCCCGCAGGCGGAAAACAACGACAAGCCCGGCCGCTACACTTTCACCCCAAGGGCAAATTCATCCAGCAGGCTGCCGCGCTGCGGCGACAGGCTGCCTTGGAGGAAATGAAAAAGCGGATTGCGGCACAGACCAGGAAGGCTGGGATCGAGGATGAGCTGGACATGGAGAAGAATCTCGTTGTCGAACCGCCTCCAGATATCGAATGGTTTGACGAAGGGCTGGTAGATGGCACGTACGACAACATCGGGGACGAGGCCCGCCTCAAGATCAACAAGGAAGACACTATTGTCACCGAATACATCCAGCACCCCGTCGCGCTGGAGCCACCACAAGAGAAGAACGCACCAGCAGTGAAGCCGATGTATCTGACATCAAAGGAGCAGAAAAAGCTCAGGAGACAGAGGAGAATGGCGGAGCTCAAGGAACAGCAGGCAAAGATCAGGCTTGGACTAGTCCCAGCACCACCTCCCAAGGTCAAGAAGAGCAATATGATGCGTGTATACGCAGATTCGGCAGTGAAGGATCCGACGGCTGTGGAAAACCTCGTCAACCGGCAGATTGCGGAACGCCAGCAGAACCACCTGCAGACTAATGAGGAGCGCAAGCTCAccaaggaagagaagcaCGACAAGCTCGCCACAAACCAAGAAAAGGATGCCGCCAAGGGTATCCATGTTTTGGTCTTCAAGATCAACAGTCTCGCGAACGGCCAACACCGATTCAAGATTCAAAAGAACGCCGAGCAGCACGCGCTCACGGGGATCTGCATCATGCACCCCAAGATGAACCTTGTCATTGTAGAAGGGGGCGAGCACAGCATACGCAAGTATAAAAGGCTCATGTTGGACCGTATCGACTGGACGGAGAACACGCCGTCTCGAGAGGGCAACACACAGCAGCAGATGCGCGAATGGTTGGTGGCGGAGAATGAGAAGGGAGACCTCAAGGACATGTCGCACAACGAGTGCAAGCTAGTGTttgagggcgaggagaagacgagggcCTTTCGCAAATGGGGAAACAAGGTGTGCGAATCCGATGCAGAGGCCAAGGACGCGTTGACTCGGGCCAAGATGGAAAATTTTTGGGCGCTCGCGAAGACTATGTAAAATACCCTTCCTTTCATCGATGGGTGGAAACTCGTCAAAACAGGAAAATCTACATCAGAGAAGCCGGCACGAGTCTTTCGATTTGTCGGCCCATCTCTCTTGCCTTAATTTACCCATAATAGGACGCATTCAACAACGTCTCTATGATGCATGCAATTCCCGTGAAGAGCGCGTTGTTTTTTCGTGTTTTTACAAACTAAATAGCTTGGTCGGGCGTATGCTGCTCTGGCTTGAAACCCAACGCGGATGTGACGGCGACCGAGTGGTTCCGGCCTGAGTCAGCCGGCAGCGGCCGACCGACAGAGGAGCCCATTTCAATCAGATATGTCTGATCTTTGCGTCGTACGTGCAACAAGAGCCCGGCCGAATAGGCGGACGGCACT
It includes:
- a CDS encoding Putative U4/U6 small nuclear ribonucleoprotein Prp3, which translates into the protein MDRRPDSTGLGPRHDPNSRVTKPESAADKMAALKARVAAAIGGTKAKGGLNVGLHPVLEGLGQAKPPGRTGDAKPSVSRSQFESSSATASSYRMPDKPGRGRDGPQSNPYFNEQLAAQPAGGKQRQARPLHFHPKGKFIQQAAALRRQAALEEMKKRIAAQTRKAGIEDELDMEKNLVVEPPPDIEWFDEGLVDGTYDNIGDEARLKINKEDTIVTEYIQHPVALEPPQEKNAPAVKPMYLTSKEQKKLRRQRRMAELKEQQAKIRLGLVPAPPPKVKKSNMMRVYADSAVKDPTAVENLVNRQIAERQQNHLQTNEERKLTKEEKHDKLATNQEKDAAKGIHVLVFKINSLANGQHRFKIQKNAEQHALTGICIMHPKMNLVIVEGGEHSIRKYKRLMLDRIDWTENTPSREGNTQQQMREWLVAENEKGDLKDMSHNECKLVFEGEEKTRAFRKWGNKVCESDAEAKDALTRAKMENFWALAKTM